The Marinitoga sp. 1197 genome window below encodes:
- a CDS encoding HU family DNA-binding protein, protein MNKKELVSALAEKVNVTKKEAALFVDSFVEVVSEALSNGENVKIVGFGTFEVVERKPRKGVNPQTKEAIEIPGGKVPKFKPGKELKLKVK, encoded by the coding sequence ATGAACAAAAAAGAACTCGTTAGTGCATTAGCTGAAAAAGTTAATGTTACAAAAAAAGAAGCTGCTTTATTTGTTGATTCTTTTGTTGAAGTTGTATCCGAAGCTTTATCAAATGGTGAAAACGTAAAAATTGTTGGTTTTGGTACATTTGAAGTTGTAGAAAGAAAACCAAGAAAAGGTGTTAATCCACAAACAAAAGAAGCTATTGAAATTCCAGGCGGTAAAGTACCTAAATTTAAACCAGGTAAAGAATTAAAATTAAAAGTAAAATAA
- the crcB gene encoding fluoride efflux transporter CrcB yields MSLIYIGLGGFLGAISRYLVSKYINSMFSLANIPYGTLFVNILGSFVLSFIMSLGINRLEIPKNFMLFFSTGFIGSFTTFSTFMYETIILNEESFNYYSFVYLITSIILGLFFALLGYSLGRIGS; encoded by the coding sequence ATGAGTTTGATATATATAGGCTTAGGAGGCTTTTTGGGAGCTATTTCAAGGTATTTAGTATCAAAGTATATAAACTCGATGTTTTCGCTTGCAAACATACCGTATGGTACATTATTTGTAAATATTTTAGGGTCATTTGTTTTGAGTTTTATTATGTCTTTAGGTATAAATAGGTTAGAAATACCAAAAAATTTTATGCTATTTTTTTCGACTGGATTTATAGGATCTTTCACAACTTTTTCAACTTTCATGTACGAAACTATAATTTTAAATGAGGAATCGTTTAATTATTATTCTTTTGTATATTTAATAACAAGTATAATTCTTGGGCTTTTTTTTGCATTATTAGGATATTCGTTAGGGAGGATAGGATCATGA
- a CDS encoding DUF190 domain-containing protein has product MKFLRIYLGESDHCGHEPAYKHIVKLCYDHGLKGVTVLKGVMGFGEKHHVHRVDFFTLSEDLPIIIEVIDEEEKIQRLLNDVKKCNFDGLAVYWDVEYMRIIKEE; this is encoded by the coding sequence ATGAAATTTTTAAGAATTTATCTGGGAGAGTCAGATCACTGTGGGCATGAACCAGCTTATAAACATATAGTTAAGTTATGTTATGATCATGGATTAAAAGGTGTAACGGTATTAAAAGGAGTTATGGGTTTTGGTGAAAAGCATCATGTGCATAGAGTTGACTTTTTTACTTTGAGTGAAGATTTGCCCATTATTATTGAAGTAATAGATGAAGAGGAGAAAATTCAAAGATTATTAAATGATGTAAAAAAATGCAATTTTGATGGGTTAGCAGTGTATTGGGATGTTGAATATATGAGGATAATTAAAGAAGAATAA
- a CDS encoding DUF58 domain-containing protein: MKYKIKGLVLLSIFTIILNIFYFSNYTIILLSLIIFSWYEFIQKKRIFESLKVNYDLEYEKCFIEEEIEYRVILNNPSDEEITITLSPSNLLSRLRPPYQKIKLAAHETKKIVFITSFGTRGKKEIGFISINYKTPLGFEFWKNIKVNKSIDVLPEFIYSEFNKESLKKLLPGEKSNIRILEDVTYVENIDEYNNEPMNRINWKISAKYDKLMVKKFSHTSTGKIFMFVDLNLPAGIPENNIFWKKERKIYEEYALKAAASIIRAQKLKHQEVNLVVIGKDIKKISSNDWIDYYDILSIVEGINKPTYTLENILKKELPYLTYEDTVIIISIHLTDEIIPDLIKLRARTSKVIVLIMPYGFRIEHEGKLDIKEHEIFRVEAKELEKKAILLEENYIIVRLISPNNSLTEIFESI; this comes from the coding sequence ATGAAATATAAAATAAAAGGTTTGGTACTATTAAGTATATTTACCATAATACTTAATATATTCTATTTCAGTAATTATACAATCATTCTTTTGTCTCTTATAATATTTAGCTGGTATGAATTTATTCAAAAAAAACGCATATTTGAAAGCTTGAAGGTTAATTATGACCTTGAATATGAAAAATGCTTTATAGAAGAAGAAATTGAATATAGGGTAATATTAAACAACCCTTCTGATGAAGAAATTACTATTACGCTGTCACCTTCCAATTTATTAAGTAGACTAAGACCTCCATATCAAAAAATAAAATTAGCTGCTCATGAAACAAAAAAAATTGTTTTCATAACTTCTTTTGGCACAAGAGGGAAAAAGGAAATAGGTTTTATCAGTATAAATTATAAAACACCTCTGGGATTTGAATTCTGGAAAAATATAAAGGTTAATAAAAGTATAGATGTTTTACCTGAATTCATATATTCCGAATTCAACAAAGAAAGTCTTAAAAAATTATTACCAGGAGAAAAATCCAATATCAGAATATTAGAAGATGTAACATATGTTGAAAATATAGATGAATATAATAATGAACCAATGAACCGAATAAACTGGAAAATATCAGCAAAATATGATAAATTAATGGTAAAAAAATTCTCGCATACATCAACTGGAAAAATATTTATGTTTGTAGATTTAAATCTCCCAGCTGGAATACCAGAAAATAATATTTTCTGGAAAAAAGAAAGGAAAATCTATGAAGAATACGCACTAAAGGCTGCTGCAAGCATAATTAGAGCACAAAAACTTAAACATCAGGAAGTAAATTTAGTTGTTATTGGAAAGGATATTAAAAAGATTTCCTCCAATGATTGGATAGATTATTATGATATTCTTTCTATAGTAGAAGGAATAAACAAACCCACATATACACTTGAAAATATTTTAAAAAAAGAACTACCTTATCTTACATATGAAGATACAGTAATTATAATCTCCATTCATTTAACTGATGAAATTATACCGGATTTAATAAAATTGAGAGCCAGAACTTCTAAAGTTATAGTGCTTATAATGCCGTATGGGTTTAGAATTGAACATGAAGGAAAACTTGATATAAAAGAACATGAAATATTTAGAGTCGAAGCAAAAGAACTGGAAAAAAAAGCAATATTACTCGAAGAAAATTATATTATCGTCCGTCTCATATCGCCAAACAACTCTCTAACTGAAATTTTCGAAAGTATATAG
- a CDS encoding AAA family ATPase, translating into MVTDTLAKKIVNNVEIVIKGKEEKIKMVLAVFLSNGHVLLEDVPGTGKTMLARALAKSFDLEFKRIQFTPDLLPNDLIGLYIYDKNKNEFILKKGPIFTNILLGDEINRATPRTQSALLESLAENQVSIDGITHRLENNFFVIATQNPIEFEGTFPLPEAQLDRFMIRLSLGYPDIENEINMLSSQEMKHPIYEIKSVSNEEELLNSKKEIKSILVSNEIKQYIVDIVNRTRNHKDIKVGASPRGAIALMQLSKSLAAIEGREFVIPDDIKKIAPYVLSHRIILKAEAKIKKVSSYRLIKDILNEVKLIK; encoded by the coding sequence ATGGTAACTGATACTTTAGCTAAAAAGATTGTAAATAATGTTGAGATTGTAATCAAAGGAAAAGAAGAAAAAATAAAAATGGTTTTAGCAGTATTTCTTTCAAATGGTCATGTCTTACTTGAAGATGTTCCAGGAACAGGAAAAACCATGCTCGCCAGAGCTCTGGCAAAGTCATTTGATCTTGAATTTAAAAGAATACAATTTACTCCTGACTTATTACCAAATGATTTAATAGGATTATATATTTATGATAAAAATAAAAATGAATTTATACTAAAAAAAGGACCAATTTTCACAAATATTTTATTGGGTGATGAAATAAACCGTGCAACTCCAAGAACACAATCTGCATTATTAGAATCTCTTGCTGAAAATCAGGTATCAATAGATGGAATTACTCACAGATTAGAAAATAATTTTTTTGTTATAGCAACACAAAATCCTATAGAATTTGAGGGGACTTTCCCATTACCAGAAGCACAATTAGACAGATTTATGATAAGACTGAGTCTTGGATATCCCGATATAGAAAATGAGATAAACATGCTTTCTTCTCAAGAAATGAAGCATCCAATCTATGAAATTAAAAGTGTATCAAATGAAGAAGAACTGCTAAACTCAAAAAAAGAAATAAAAAGTATTCTGGTTTCAAATGAAATAAAGCAATACATCGTTGATATAGTTAACAGAACAAGAAATCATAAAGATATAAAAGTAGGCGCAAGCCCCAGAGGTGCAATTGCTTTAATGCAGCTTTCAAAAAGTTTAGCTGCAATTGAAGGAAGAGAATTTGTAATACCAGATGATATAAAAAAAATAGCTCCTTATGTTTTATCACATAGAATTATATTAAAAGCAGAAGCAAAAATTAAAAAAGTTTCTTCTTATAGATTAATAAAGGATATACTCAATGAAGTAAAACTAATAAAGTAG
- a CDS encoding ABC transporter ATP-binding protein, with amino-acid sequence MIKARNLVKKFGDFTAVNNINLDIKPGEIYGFLGPNGAGKTTTIRMLTGTLQPSDGNIEILGMNMKTHEIKIKANIGVVPDEPKMYENLKGSEFIEFIMDIYEVRKDDAKKRLDEICDAFEIDYLDSFIGDYSHGMKQKLMVASVLMRKPKVIFLDEPTVGLDAKSAKILKMLIEKYAHEGATIFMTTHILEIAEKMCDRIGIISSGNLIAEGTLEELKSLSKTGEKQTLEDLFLELTGAGELDDIIKEL; translated from the coding sequence ATGATTAAAGCAAGGAATTTGGTGAAGAAATTTGGGGATTTCACTGCGGTAAATAACATAAACCTTGATATCAAACCCGGAGAAATCTATGGTTTTTTAGGCCCAAATGGTGCAGGAAAAACCACTACCATAAGGATGCTAACCGGAACATTACAACCTTCAGATGGAAATATCGAAATTCTTGGAATGAATATGAAAACACATGAAATTAAAATCAAAGCTAATATTGGAGTAGTTCCTGACGAACCAAAAATGTATGAAAACTTAAAAGGGTCGGAATTTATTGAATTTATTATGGATATATATGAAGTCAGAAAAGATGATGCAAAAAAAAGGCTTGATGAAATTTGTGATGCCTTTGAAATTGATTATCTTGATTCTTTTATTGGAGATTATTCTCATGGAATGAAACAAAAATTAATGGTGGCTTCTGTATTAATGAGAAAACCAAAAGTTATATTTTTAGATGAACCTACAGTTGGCCTCGATGCAAAATCTGCAAAAATATTAAAAATGCTAATAGAAAAATACGCTCATGAAGGTGCAACAATATTTATGACAACACATATTCTTGAGATTGCAGAAAAAATGTGTGATAGAATTGGTATAATATCAAGTGGTAATTTAATAGCTGAAGGAACATTAGAAGAATTAAAAAGCCTATCAAAAACTGGTGAAAAACAAACACTTGAAGATTTATTTCTTGAATTAACAGGTGCTGGGGAATTAGATGATATAATAAAGGAATTATAG
- a CDS encoding LytR/AlgR family response regulator transcription factor yields MIKCIIIEDEERSLNRLKKMLENFESIEIIGESKNGDEAIDLIEEKRPDLLFLDINLPEKSGFEILKNLSYEPLVIFITAYQEYAIKAFEENAIDYLLKPFDLKRLKIAIDRITERKKLLTKKILDNINIQYINKFSVKDRDIILIIPETDVYYFKAEDKYVFLCTKNQEYYYDDTLKNLEMKLDPEKFIRIHKSYIVSIEHIKKFKKFFVRDYILELDNGTELKIGRSHLNYIKNKFNF; encoded by the coding sequence ATGATTAAATGTATTATAATCGAGGATGAAGAGAGATCTTTAAATAGATTAAAAAAAATGCTGGAAAATTTTGAAAGTATTGAAATAATAGGTGAAAGTAAAAATGGTGACGAAGCCATTGATTTAATAGAAGAAAAAAGACCTGATCTATTATTTCTTGATATTAATCTACCAGAAAAAAGTGGTTTTGAAATTTTAAAAAATTTATCTTATGAACCACTTGTGATTTTTATAACGGCATATCAAGAATATGCTATAAAAGCTTTTGAAGAAAATGCTATAGATTATTTACTAAAACCCTTTGATTTAAAACGATTAAAAATAGCTATAGATAGAATAACGGAAAGAAAAAAGTTATTAACTAAAAAAATATTAGATAATATTAATATACAATACATAAATAAATTTTCGGTAAAAGACAGAGACATTATATTAATAATCCCAGAAACTGATGTATATTACTTCAAGGCAGAGGATAAATATGTTTTTTTATGTACAAAAAATCAGGAATATTACTATGATGATACTTTAAAAAATTTAGAAATGAAATTAGACCCGGAAAAATTTATTAGAATACACAAAAGTTATATTGTCTCAATTGAACATATAAAAAAATTTAAAAAATTTTTTGTTCGGGATTATATTTTAGAACTTGATAATGGAACTGAACTGAAAATTGGCAGAAGCCATTTAAATTATATAAAAAATAAATTCAATTTTTAA
- a CDS encoding sensor histidine kinase — MKNKKLHIILIENQISSIFILILIYIFSPYFNFWHGLIIAEIFSNSIGIIYFLLEKLLYSFIKIEIQFLRKILQFLILIFSFFSGIVISEYIMSNLLSFNLSPSYKYLFLIVNIILIFLIVSIILIYRKLRIKIIENEKLKSEKLKSELIALRAKLNPHFLFNTLNAIIDMAYESPEKVEQIIINLSDIYRKILYSSDKDFCTVEDELNIVTKYLEIEKVRLGDRLKYYINIDKKTLNYKIPTLIIEPLVENAIIHGIAPKKNGGFININIHLKNTLFIIEISDNGIGKVENIRYGFGISSVINRLNLIYKNNANFNIYQNNPSGIKVIISIQNMGEI; from the coding sequence ATGAAAAATAAAAAATTGCACATTATTTTAATAGAAAATCAGATAAGTTCTATATTTATATTAATTCTCATATATATTTTTTCTCCTTATTTTAATTTCTGGCATGGATTAATAATTGCCGAAATTTTTTCTAATTCAATTGGAATAATATATTTTTTACTGGAAAAATTGTTGTATTCGTTTATAAAAATCGAAATACAATTTTTAAGAAAAATTTTACAATTTTTAATTTTGATTTTTAGTTTTTTTTCTGGTATAGTTATTTCAGAATATATTATGTCAAATTTATTATCATTTAATCTTTCCCCTTCATATAAATACTTATTTTTAATTGTTAATATTATACTTATTTTTTTAATTGTATCAATAATTTTAATATATAGAAAACTCAGAATTAAAATCATTGAAAACGAAAAATTAAAAAGCGAAAAGTTAAAATCAGAATTAATAGCGCTTAGGGCTAAGTTAAACCCGCATTTTCTTTTTAATACATTGAATGCTATAATAGATATGGCATATGAATCTCCTGAAAAAGTTGAACAAATTATTATAAATCTTTCAGACATATATAGAAAAATATTATACTCTTCAGACAAAGATTTTTGTACTGTTGAAGATGAATTAAATATAGTAACAAAATATCTTGAAATTGAAAAAGTGAGACTTGGAGATAGATTAAAATATTATATAAATATTGATAAAAAAACTTTAAATTATAAAATTCCTACACTAATTATAGAACCTTTGGTGGAAAATGCCATAATCCATGGCATTGCTCCAAAAAAAAATGGAGGTTTTATAAATATAAATATACATCTAAAAAATACTTTATTTATAATAGAAATATCTGATAATGGTATAGGAAAAGTTGAAAATATAAGATATGGCTTTGGCATTTCAAGTGTTATCAATAGACTAAATCTTATATATAAAAATAATGCTAATTTTAATATATATCAAAATAATCCATCAGGTATAAAAGTTATTATATCAATACAAAATATGGGGGAAATATAA
- a CDS encoding CehA/McbA family metallohydrolase, with translation MKKTFFVWIFILISIITFTFPNNLIVLFGNPHSHTSFSDGEPGNVPSDAYEYARDIANIDFLAVTDHAYYFEAKYKGRDKFEVMKEMANKETTNKFTALAGFEWTSGSGHINVFESKNWTSRNINTTTEDFYKWLINEKALAQFNHPISMFGTFKNFEYYPEADLYINMIEVGNGSWTKNDTINDEMFSNYIAALKMGWHVGATVGQDNHSANWGDANDSRTAIWTKSRNKKDILNAFFKRKSYGTEDKNVQIWLETSKAKMGDVFYYTKKPQEVSLNIYYTDPDKENVKTLEIYTPNHTYIYNNLPSNFKKEIKINVDSPYFYAFAKFIQDDGDKIVSSAIWYEPQDSIRIFSTPKNILYKNAKNPFKFYVYNISKESKEAHIKIFINDKLNFENTLVINGYSKTLINSILNTPNTNNVNLMLYINNILWYENVIELKNRIKIYSSGVEIGFLKDKYYLTSSIENSEVVIISSSLLKDETLFNKIQDFARSKKVGIVLDEINNTVLKLIPSKFEVTDKSFKNQKINNLYFNDGKIILYKGKERGFILNKNYVIFTGNPFENTKNELFIKKLLKLK, from the coding sequence ATGAAAAAAACTTTTTTTGTCTGGATATTTATTTTGATTTCTATTATAACATTTACTTTTCCAAATAATTTGATTGTATTATTTGGAAATCCTCATTCTCATACGTCTTTTTCAGACGGAGAACCGGGCAACGTACCAAGCGATGCTTACGAATATGCAAGAGATATTGCAAACATTGATTTTCTTGCTGTTACTGATCACGCATATTACTTCGAAGCAAAATATAAAGGTAGAGATAAATTTGAAGTTATGAAAGAAATGGCAAATAAAGAAACAACAAATAAATTTACAGCATTGGCCGGTTTTGAATGGACTTCTGGTAGCGGTCATATTAATGTTTTTGAATCTAAAAATTGGACAAGTAGAAATATAAACACCACTACTGAAGATTTTTATAAATGGTTGATTAACGAAAAAGCTCTGGCTCAATTCAATCATCCAATTTCTATGTTTGGAACATTCAAAAATTTTGAATATTATCCAGAAGCAGATTTATATATTAACATGATTGAAGTTGGAAATGGTAGTTGGACAAAAAACGATACAATAAATGACGAAATGTTTTCTAATTACATCGCTGCTTTAAAAATGGGGTGGCATGTTGGAGCTACTGTAGGTCAGGATAATCATAGCGCTAATTGGGGAGATGCAAATGATTCAAGAACAGCAATCTGGACAAAATCAAGAAATAAAAAAGATATATTAAATGCTTTTTTTAAAAGAAAAAGTTATGGAACAGAGGATAAAAATGTACAAATATGGCTTGAAACTAGCAAGGCAAAAATGGGCGATGTTTTTTATTATACAAAAAAGCCACAGGAAGTTTCGCTAAATATATATTATACAGATCCTGATAAAGAAAATGTTAAAACTCTTGAAATATATACGCCAAATCACACATATATTTACAATAATTTACCTTCAAATTTCAAAAAAGAAATTAAAATTAATGTTGATTCTCCATATTTCTATGCATTTGCTAAATTTATTCAAGATGATGGTGATAAAATAGTTTCAAGTGCAATATGGTATGAACCACAAGATAGTATTAGAATTTTCTCTACACCTAAAAATATACTTTATAAAAACGCAAAAAATCCTTTTAAATTTTATGTTTACAATATATCAAAAGAATCAAAAGAAGCCCATATAAAAATTTTTATTAATGATAAACTAAACTTTGAAAATACATTAGTAATAAACGGTTATTCAAAAACATTAATAAATTCTATTTTAAACACTCCAAACACAAATAACGTTAATTTGATGTTATATATTAATAATATATTATGGTATGAAAATGTTATAGAACTAAAAAATAGAATAAAAATTTATTCATCTGGTGTAGAGATTGGATTTTTAAAAGACAAATATTATTTAACAAGTTCTATTGAAAATTCAGAAGTTGTTATAATAAGTTCAAGCTTATTAAAAGATGAAACTTTGTTTAATAAAATCCAGGATTTTGCAAGAAGTAAAAAAGTTGGTATAGTATTAGATGAAATAAATAACACGGTATTAAAATTAATACCTTCGAAATTTGAAGTTACAGATAAAAGTTTTAAAAATCAAAAAATCAATAATTTATATTTCAATGATGGGAAAATAATTTTATATAAAGGAAAAGAGAGAGGATTTATTCTTAATAAAAACTATGTAATATTTACAGGTAATCCTTTTGAAAATACTAAAAATGAATTATTTATAAAAAAACTGCTAAAACTAAAATGA
- the arcA gene encoding arginine deiminase gives MSINVYSEVKDLKRVLLHRPGLELENMEPDLLEELLFEDIPYLKKAQQEHDYFAEILRTNGVHVEYITDLLATALSEENIKKEFVDEYLFLSEVKNEYILEALKDYLLSFDTKQMINKIVSGIRINEFKLRKENFSTKVRMNKQFYLLPLPNLYFQRDPVAFVGKGIVINKMMTKARRRESLFMKYVVKYNRDFKSTPVYYDMNYHFAIEGGDVLVLTDKVLAIGISQRTEPEAVEILAKKLFYETDESFDTILAINIPKKRAYMHLDTIFTMIDNDKFLAHSKLESSLLVYVIKKGKDDLEVIEEKMSLEEILQKYMNNGKIKILKCGGEDEIAAKREQWNDGSNVLAIKPGVVIAYDRNYVTNTLLRENGINVIEIPSSELSRGRGGPRCMSMPMNRGK, from the coding sequence ATGAGTATAAATGTGTATTCTGAAGTAAAGGATTTAAAAAGAGTACTTTTACACAGGCCAGGTCTTGAATTGGAAAATATGGAGCCAGATTTATTAGAAGAACTTTTGTTTGAGGATATACCGTATTTAAAAAAAGCGCAACAAGAGCATGATTATTTTGCAGAAATTCTCAGAACAAACGGAGTTCATGTTGAATATATTACAGATTTATTGGCAACAGCTTTAAGTGAAGAAAATATAAAAAAAGAATTTGTAGATGAATATTTGTTTTTGAGCGAAGTAAAGAATGAATACATATTAGAAGCTTTGAAAGACTATTTATTGAGTTTTGATACAAAACAAATGATAAATAAAATTGTTAGTGGAATAAGGATAAATGAATTTAAATTAAGAAAAGAGAATTTTTCCACAAAAGTAAGAATGAATAAGCAATTTTATTTATTGCCTCTTCCAAATCTTTATTTTCAAAGAGATCCAGTAGCTTTTGTTGGAAAAGGTATTGTTATAAATAAGATGATGACAAAGGCAAGAAGAAGAGAGTCTTTATTTATGAAGTATGTTGTAAAATATAACAGAGATTTTAAATCCACACCTGTATATTATGATATGAACTATCATTTTGCTATAGAAGGTGGAGATGTTTTAGTTTTAACGGATAAAGTTTTGGCAATAGGTATTTCTCAAAGAACAGAACCAGAAGCAGTGGAAATATTAGCCAAAAAACTTTTTTATGAAACTGATGAGAGTTTTGATACAATACTTGCAATAAATATTCCTAAAAAAAGAGCTTATATGCATCTTGATACTATTTTTACAATGATAGATAATGATAAATTTTTGGCTCATTCAAAATTAGAATCCAGTTTATTAGTATATGTAATAAAAAAAGGAAAAGATGATTTGGAAGTTATAGAGGAAAAAATGTCATTAGAAGAAATTTTGCAGAAATACATGAATAATGGGAAAATTAAAATATTAAAATGCGGAGGAGAAGATGAAATTGCTGCTAAAAGAGAGCAATGGAATGATGGTTCTAATGTTTTAGCCATAAAGCCCGGAGTCGTAATAGCATATGATAGAAATTATGTAACAAATACATTATTAAGAGAAAATGGAATTAATGTTATAGAAATTCCTTCAAGTGAATTATCAAGAGGTCGTGGAGGGCCTAGATGTATGTCCATGCCTATGAATAGAGGAAAATAA
- a CDS encoding basic amino acid/polyamine antiporter, translating to MGTNKVLGLFALTMIVIGSMIGAGIFNSPADLGSVANPGAILIGWLITGFGVFSLAMVFQFLSYKKPELEGGIYSYAKEQFGEFVGFNSAWGYWWSALLGNIAFFAVIMKILSGYFPILEENKLIALIFSSIILWVYHFLIVSGIRTAGVTNAILTILKLIPLFLVAILSIFAFNPDLVKDIFFSTKLAATGETSSIFSQINNSFGTMLWAFIGIEGAVVLSNKAKSQKDVGKATVIGFLITLVIYISVSVITMGVVPPSELVNSTSPLGTVLSKMMGKTGQYILDFGFLFSVFGALLSWLLLTAEIPYIASVKDNVFPKRFAEQNEHATPVFSLTITNIITQIFLLSLLSDTLQNVYNTIFYIATTTILLPYLFSAIFGVKVASEEQSGLYKFFGWIAVIYTAWVIYAVGWIYIITALVIYSFGIFAYPIAKREKGEHLTGTQKIIYSIMWIISIVVIILVVTGKLTV from the coding sequence GTGGGAACAAATAAGGTTTTGGGTTTATTTGCGTTAACAATGATTGTTATTGGTTCTATGATTGGAGCTGGAATTTTTAATTCACCTGCTGATTTAGGTAGTGTAGCAAATCCAGGAGCTATTTTAATTGGTTGGTTGATAACAGGTTTTGGAGTATTTTCGCTTGCTATGGTTTTTCAGTTTTTGTCTTATAAAAAGCCGGAACTTGAGGGTGGAATTTATTCTTACGCCAAAGAGCAATTTGGTGAATTTGTAGGATTTAACTCTGCATGGGGATATTGGTGGTCAGCATTACTGGGAAATATAGCTTTTTTTGCTGTTATAATGAAAATATTAAGTGGATACTTTCCGATTTTAGAAGAGAATAAACTTATTGCTTTGATTTTTTCAAGTATTATTTTATGGGTATATCATTTCTTAATTGTAAGTGGAATAAGAACTGCTGGAGTTACAAATGCGATTTTAACTATTTTAAAATTAATACCATTGTTTTTAGTAGCAATACTTTCAATATTTGCTTTTAATCCTGATCTTGTAAAAGATATATTCTTTTCAACAAAATTAGCAGCAACAGGAGAGACTTCTTCAATATTTAGTCAAATAAATAATAGTTTTGGTACTATGTTATGGGCATTTATTGGGATTGAAGGTGCAGTTGTATTATCCAATAAGGCAAAATCACAAAAAGATGTTGGTAAGGCTACTGTAATAGGATTTCTTATTACTTTAGTAATATATATATCTGTTTCAGTAATTACAATGGGAGTTGTTCCTCCATCTGAATTAGTAAATTCAACATCACCACTTGGAACTGTTTTAAGTAAGATGATGGGTAAAACTGGTCAATATATACTTGATTTTGGATTCTTATTCTCAGTATTTGGTGCGTTATTGAGCTGGTTGTTATTGACTGCTGAAATTCCATATATCGCTTCAGTTAAAGATAATGTATTCCCAAAAAGATTTGCTGAACAAAATGAACACGCCACACCTGTATTTTCCTTAACTATAACCAATATAATTACTCAAATATTCTTATTATCCTTGTTGTCAGATACACTGCAAAATGTATATAATACTATATTTTATATAGCAACTACGACAATATTATTACCATATTTATTTTCAGCAATTTTTGGAGTTAAAGTGGCAAGTGAAGAGCAAAGTGGATTGTATAAATTTTTTGGTTGGATTGCGGTTATTTACACAGCGTGGGTAATATATGCAGTTGGATGGATATATATTATTACAGCATTGGTAATTTACTCATTTGGTATATTTGCTTATCCTATAGCAAAACGCGAAAAAGGGGAGCATTTAACAGGCACTCAAAAAATAATTTATTCTATTATGTGGATAATTTCTATTGTTGTTATAATTTTGGTTGTAACTGGAAAATTAACTGTTTAA